One Kitasatospora sp. NBC_01287 DNA window includes the following coding sequences:
- a CDS encoding AraC family transcriptional regulator, translating into MVENGQRDVIDIAYDNPDRAPAGIEVLTFDALKSRLRSSVARRPSRLDFHQVMLVRGGHGTAMVDFVTHPCAPGTLLHLRPGQVQRLPSTGASGRPADLDAVLLLFTADFPPPLPATREVLDGFGPVARRLAPDEFGAFDRAVTELAAEYRTLRALADAAELTGALLRQLLGALLIRMARLPDPARLPDPATPGAEVHLAFRRELERSFATTRSVEAYAARLGYSPRTLTRACLAATGRSAKQLADARVALQAQRLLAHTDLPVAAVGRALGFTEATNFGKFFARETGRTPGDFRRAQR; encoded by the coding sequence ATGGTCGAAAATGGACAGCGTGATGTCATCGACATCGCTTACGACAACCCCGACCGGGCGCCCGCCGGCATCGAGGTGCTGACCTTCGACGCGCTGAAGTCGCGCCTGAGGTCCTCGGTGGCCCGCCGGCCGAGCCGCCTGGACTTTCACCAGGTCATGCTGGTGCGTGGCGGCCACGGCACGGCGATGGTCGATTTCGTCACCCACCCCTGCGCCCCTGGCACGCTGCTGCACCTGCGGCCCGGCCAGGTGCAGCGCCTGCCCTCCACCGGCGCGAGCGGCCGCCCCGCGGACCTCGACGCCGTCCTGCTGCTCTTCACCGCCGACTTCCCGCCACCGCTGCCCGCGACGCGCGAGGTGCTCGACGGATTCGGTCCGGTCGCCCGGCGGCTGGCGCCCGACGAGTTCGGTGCCTTCGACCGCGCCGTGACGGAGTTGGCCGCGGAGTACCGGACCCTGCGAGCGCTCGCCGACGCCGCCGAACTGACCGGTGCGCTGCTGCGCCAACTCCTCGGTGCGCTGCTGATCCGGATGGCCCGCCTCCCGGACCCGGCCCGCCTCCCGGACCCGGCCACACCCGGCGCCGAGGTCCACCTCGCTTTCCGGCGCGAGCTGGAGCGATCCTTCGCCACCACCCGCTCCGTCGAGGCCTACGCCGCGCGGCTCGGCTACTCGCCGCGCACCCTGACCCGCGCCTGCCTGGCCGCCACCGGCCGCAGCGCCAAGCAGCTCGCCGACGCCCGCGTCGCCCTGCAGGCGCAGCGCCTGCTCGCCCACACCGACCTGCCCGTGGCCGCGGTCGGCCGCGCGCTGGGCTTCACCGAGGCCACCAACTTCGGCAAGTTCTTCGCCCGCGAAACCGGCCGCACCCCGGGCGACTTCCGCCGCGCCCAGCGCTGA
- a CDS encoding DUF4232 domain-containing protein has translation MRVQRALAASAMLVVTGLALTACQDDVSGPAGTGGGQAASAPSSAKASGGTGTTGTTGTTGTTGTTGTTGTTGTTGTGGAGGASPKAPVASKTPVASKAPTTGATGTGKATIAACTTDNLIPDVSAGNATPPDQDMASVTVSLYNKGETCTLTGFAGVDLVTSEGSTSVPRGRQQPTTITLAKSQDSMFTIWYRTNPKGHPAATVTTMTITPPGETHSVKMTWPGAGLAVGADAGGTDTLYLEPVALHA, from the coding sequence ATGCGTGTTCAGCGTGCCCTGGCGGCAAGTGCGATGCTGGTCGTGACCGGGCTGGCACTGACGGCCTGTCAGGACGACGTCAGCGGGCCGGCCGGCACGGGCGGCGGCCAGGCGGCGTCGGCGCCGAGCAGTGCCAAGGCTTCGGGCGGCACCGGCACGACCGGCACGACCGGCACCACCGGCACGACCGGCACCACCGGCACGACCGGCACCACCGGCACCACCGGCACCGGCGGGGCAGGCGGGGCGAGCCCCAAGGCTCCCGTCGCTTCCAAGACCCCGGTCGCCTCCAAGGCCCCCACCACCGGCGCCACCGGGACGGGCAAGGCCACGATCGCCGCCTGCACCACGGACAACCTGATCCCGGACGTCTCCGCGGGCAACGCGACGCCGCCGGACCAGGACATGGCGTCGGTCACCGTCTCGCTCTACAACAAGGGCGAGACCTGCACCCTGACCGGCTTCGCCGGGGTCGACCTGGTCACCAGCGAGGGGTCCACCTCGGTGCCGCGCGGCCGGCAGCAGCCGACCACCATCACCCTGGCCAAGTCGCAGGACTCCATGTTCACCATCTGGTACCGCACCAACCCCAAGGGCCACCCCGCCGCCACGGTGACCACCATGACCATCACGCCGCCCGGGGAGACCCACTCGGTCAAGATGACCTGGCCGGGCGCCGGTCTGGCCGTGGGTGCGGACGCCGGCGGTACGGACACCCTGTACCTGGAGCCGGTCGCCCTCCATGCCTGA
- a CDS encoding IMP cyclohydrolase produces MEHLTAALTANHYPGRGVLWARTLDGTLLGGYFLTGRSPASQARTLGVVERSGAVELIVAPTPAEQREHDHLRHYAAARESGGWLAFGNGEQVATVADRLAEGQAPGSALDGLDYEPDPPIFTPRLTVVARSGDPHGQAWFGAARHSAGPRGATDRLTLRVGELAPGEGVLLTTYRSPDGQAIATGAPFTEVAITAPDRIALLDQVWAALRPELRVAATVFAPGALAGAELRAQARG; encoded by the coding sequence ATGGAGCACCTCACCGCCGCGCTGACGGCCAACCACTACCCCGGTCGCGGCGTCCTCTGGGCCCGCACCCTCGACGGCACGCTGCTCGGCGGCTACTTCCTCACCGGGCGCAGCCCGGCCTCGCAGGCGCGCACGCTCGGTGTGGTGGAGCGGTCCGGTGCCGTCGAGCTGATCGTGGCGCCGACCCCCGCCGAGCAGCGCGAGCACGACCACCTGCGGCACTACGCCGCCGCCCGGGAGAGCGGCGGGTGGCTGGCCTTCGGCAACGGGGAGCAGGTCGCGACGGTGGCCGACCGGCTCGCGGAGGGCCAGGCGCCGGGCTCCGCGCTCGACGGGTTGGACTACGAGCCCGACCCGCCGATCTTCACGCCCAGGCTGACCGTTGTCGCTCGGAGCGGCGACCCGCACGGGCAGGCCTGGTTCGGCGCCGCCCGGCACAGCGCCGGCCCGCGCGGTGCGACCGACCGGCTCACCCTGCGGGTCGGCGAACTGGCGCCGGGCGAGGGAGTCCTGCTGACCACCTACCGGTCGCCGGACGGGCAGGCGATCGCCACGGGCGCGCCGTTCACCGAGGTCGCGATCACCGCGCCCGACCGCATCGCGCTGCTCGACCAGGTGTGGGCCGCCCTTCGCCCCGAACTGCGGGTCGCGGCAACCGTCTTCGCGCCCGGCGCGCTGGCCGGGGCGGAACTGCGGGCGCAGGCGCGAGGCTAG
- a CDS encoding nuclear transport factor 2 family protein: MSPVITDPARLPIVFQDALNAGDVDGVLALFAPDAGMRTVAGEQLTGAAALRAEISGTVAARGRLTNVQRHTLVGAGTALLVTDWTMEIDGPGGERITPTGTTANVARRDADGGWRFTVLNPLGTSGS; encoded by the coding sequence ATGTCCCCTGTCATCACCGACCCGGCGCGGCTGCCGATCGTGTTCCAGGACGCGCTGAACGCGGGCGACGTCGACGGCGTGCTGGCCCTGTTCGCCCCGGACGCGGGCATGCGCACGGTGGCCGGCGAGCAGCTCACCGGCGCCGCGGCGCTGCGCGCGGAGATCAGCGGAACCGTCGCCGCCCGCGGCAGGCTGACGAACGTCCAGCGGCACACGCTCGTCGGCGCGGGGACCGCCCTCCTGGTCACCGACTGGACCATGGAGATCGACGGCCCGGGCGGCGAACGGATCACCCCGACCGGCACCACCGCCAACGTCGCCCGCCGGGACGCCGACGGTGGCTGGCGCTTCACCGTCCTCAACCCGCTTGGCACGAGCGGTAGCTGA